One part of the Macrobrachium nipponense isolate FS-2020 chromosome 38, ASM1510439v2, whole genome shotgun sequence genome encodes these proteins:
- the LOC135209511 gene encoding uncharacterized protein LOC135209511 — protein MYCDGSVNGIKVGCRVVIRECYENDVSTDETLYKRIGDKTSTTAAELHVIYEESTFVVNKMKDVFVFVDCQSALLALNSRYPVGQGISKGKELVYATEDQRYFVKFFWVPSHVGIHLNEMADSLAKDTTNKQNIDTGSTMTLSRIKEGLRIKRSL, from the coding sequence atgtactgtgatGGTTCAGTGAATGGTATCAAGGTTGGATGCCGGGTGGTTATAAGGGAATGTTATGAAAATGATGTGAGTACTGACGAGACGCTGTATAAAAGAATAGGAGATAAAACTTCTACTACTGCTGCTGAATTACATGTCATTTATGAAGAGTCAACCTTTGTAGTAAACAAGATGAAAGACGTGTTTGTTTTCGTTGATTGCCAGAGTGCTCTTCTTGCCCTTAACTCTAGATATCCAGttggacagggaattagtaagGGTAAAGAACTTGTATATGCAACAGAAGATCAAAGGTATTTTGTCAAGTTTTTCTGGGTACCATCTCACGttggtattcatttgaatgagATGGCTGATAGTTTGGCAAAGGatactacaaacaaacaaaatattgatACAGGAAGCACAATGACTCTGAGCAGAATAAAAGAAGGGCTAAGAATCAAGAGGTCTTTGTAG